The Denticeps clupeoides unplaced genomic scaffold, fDenClu1.1, whole genome shotgun sequence genome contains a region encoding:
- the tp53bp1 gene encoding TP53-binding protein 1 isoform X1, with protein MDPGGSEPDSSLSQTENPCLIVEDSQPDSAALEDDPDGSYRALLSRRLSSLQPTAHSPVLELISSPSVSRSPGAINHTLQTEARPSLEAQEHSQVVEVCSLGDAGRSTSKKMDSTTSAPTEEGMSQFGFLELSESQGIHDDLEKSGEKDEEEAETKNSTLDHLKPQVRTSQNPEDSQKMNIQTLLHSHAAGDGGDDLTSSQEDLFDGEQEDERPGEAEKRSLPTSTPAHSLHLLHLSGQGTLVQESLSQQSVEFVAATQERMSQTPLIVPNSPTGDELMDTSQPAGDQSLTNEEEPKGSKPEPPASTPVSQNSPGFVLDKSLSVPSQPEFSHDVFVATLSQEKPTEKSGTPASTDVAPGTAGVTLNTPRSGTSPEAEDTGSFQLELSTTTQPSICAVNTQAFLQDGDEDSQATQIEELESVPQNSGSRECARDGDALVTTARNVKQSLSSEGVVTAKHLNSGPAPTSPRAPHPASQSQSQSILSIYAAPKPQTEPTTQEEPSVTSDPQRGDQEVKEDVEEVVEETQKGCGVPPNTNTTCSPICLEESQRGSQQKSQATPTTQPPHGSAQAAGGSTRDGATVMPALGQGRRSLSHSQPEASSAKQAVEATPRSQSQGLSDSSGDTPFHFTLPKDGELMRPAVGSTPPLVSHLKKTPRHSTPIGWSAPKKSPFSEQLEGDVTPGTTMADSDLMVAEESGREPAAGNSGKLSLRMKLVTPVEEVSSGSEHFSLQKPSLSDEEGSVSTATTAAKVVSSPTVFSRVREVHRRVDGAEDVQPAAPSSPFRYSGGSFNSPIHGDGDSERKSRPHPQPSSRPAPRPAPSEPITSTPQQELMGNGPGPAEETGPPKTPPRNRAVSQQTSCEAPGSSSSSSKLRQRAVSQQTSFDAPGPNKSGWAPAGTCVRRVVRTVQEVRTTVTRTVTEVYYEDGREVERRVSEESDEPVVECRVLDQDVSPSRTGSSLTSGDLADVSSLSSKASSLAHSSSSGGTAPVARHPDFIVPTSRGAAKSAR; from the exons ATGGATCCCGGCGGCAGTGAGCCGGACTCCAGTCTCTCCCAGACGGAGAACCCCTGCCTGATCGTGGAAGACTCTCAGCCGGACAGCGCGGCGCTGGAGGACGACCCGGACGGCAGCTACCGCGCCCTGCTGAGCCGACGCCTGTCCAGCCTGCAGCCCACCGCCCACAGCCCTGTGCTG GAGCTGATTTCCTCTCCGTCAGTGAGCAGAAGCCCGGGTGCCATCAACCACACGCTGCAGACAG AAGCCAGGCCGAGTCTGGAAGCTCAGGAGCACAGTCAGGTGGTTGAAGTTTGCTCCTTGGGTGACGCAGGTCG GTCGACCTCAAAGAAAATGGATTCGACCACGAGTGCTCCAACTGAAG AGGGCATGTCGCAGTTCGGATTTCTGGAGCTGTCGGAGAGTCAGGGGATTCACGATGACCTGGAGAAGAGCGGGGAGAAAGACGAGGAGGAAGCTGAGACGAAGAACTCGACTCTGG ACCATCTGAAGCCTCAGGTGAGGACGTCCCAGAACCCGGAGGACAG tcAGAAGATGAACATCCAGACTCTGCTTCACTCTCATGCCGCGGGTGACGGGGGTGACGACCTTACCTCCTCTCAGGAAGACCTGTTTGACGGGGAGCAGGAGGACGAGAGGCCAG GAGAAGCGGAGAAGCGGTCCctccccacctccacccctgCACACAGCCTCCACCTGCTGCACCTCTCCGGCCAGGGCACGCTGGTGCAGGAGAGTCTCTCTCA ACAGTCGGTGGAGTTTGTGGCGGCGACGCAGGAGCGGATGAGCCAGACGCCCCTCATCGTCCCCAACTCTCCGACGggag ATGAGCTGATGGACACGTCCCAACCTGCTGGTGACCAGTCGCTGACCAATGAGGAGGAGCCTAAGGGCTCCAAACCGGAACCTCCAGCATCCACTCCAGTATCCCAGAATTCACCTGGCTTTGTGTTGGACAAGAGCTTGTCTGTGCCTTCGCAGCCCGAGTTCTCTCAT GACGTCTTTGTGGCGACACTGAGCCAGGAGAAGCCTACAGAGAAAAGTGGGACGCCAGCTTCCACTGATGTGGCGCCGGGGACCGCTGGGGTCACACTCAACACCCCACGGAGTGGCACGTCCCCAGAGGCCGAGGACACCGGCAGCTTCCAGCTGGAGCTGTCCACCACCACCCAGCCCAGCATCTGTGCCGTGAACACCCAGGCCTTCCTGCAGGACGGGGACGAGGACAGTCAGGCCACGCAGATAGAGGAGCTGGAGAGTGTCCCGCAGAATTCAGGTTCGCGGGAATGCGCCAGGGACGGAGACGCGCTCGTAACCACTGCTCGGAATGTGAAGCAGAGCCTGAGCTCAGAGGGCGTGGTTACAGCCAAACATCTGAACTCAGGCCCCGCCCCTACCAGTCCTCGGGCGCCACACCCAGCCTCCCAGTCTCAGTCCCAGTCAATCCTGTCCATCTATGCAGCGCCCAAACCACAGACCGAGCCCACCACCCAGGAAGAACCctcagtgacctctgacccacaGCGCGGGGACCaggaggtgaaggaggacgTGGAAGAGGTAGTAGAGGAGACCCAGAAAGGGTGCGGTGTCCCACCAAACACCAACACCACCTGCAGCCCCATCTGCCTGGAAGAGAGTCAGCGAGGAAGCCAGCAGAAGAGCCAAGCCACACCCACAACACAACCTCCTCATGGCTCCGCCCAGGCCGCAGGGGGCAGTACCCGGGACGGGGCGACTGTCATGCCAGCGCTGGGACAGGGCAGAAGGTCCCTGTCTCACTCGCAGCCCGAGGCCTCGTCCGCCAAGCAGGCGGTGGAGGCCACGCCCCGCTCCCAGTCCCAGGGCCTGAGCGACAGTTCTGGCG ATACTCCGTTCCACTTCACCCTCCCGAAAGACGGGGAGCTGATGCGGCCCGCCGTCGGCAGCACCCCCCCACTCGTCTCGCATCTGAAGAAGACGCCGAGGCACAGCACCCCCATCGGTTGGTCAGCCCCCA AGAAGTCTCCGTTTTCGGAGCAGCTGGAGGGGGACGTGACGCCAGGGACCACGATGGCCGACAGCGACCTAATGGTGGCGGAGGAGAGCGGACGGGAACCGGCCGCCGGGAACTCTGGGAAACTGAGTCTGCGCATGAAGCTGGTGACCCCTGTGGAGGAGGTCAGCTCGGGGTCCGAACACTTCAGTCTacaga AACCATCATTATCGGATGAGGAGGGCTCTGTTTCCACGGCTACCACTGCTGCCAAGGTCGTATCTAG TCCCACCGTGTTCAGTCGTGTTCGCGAGGTTCACCGCCGGGTGGATGGTGCTGAGGACGTCCAGCCTGCTGCTCCTTCTTCCCCCTTCAGGTACAG TGGAGGCTCGTTTAACTCTCCTATCCATGGTGATGGAGACTCTGAGCGCAAGTCCAGGCCCCACCCTCAGCCCAGCAGCCGGCCAGCGCCACGCCCTGCCCCGTCAGAGCCCATCACTTCCACGCCACAGCAGGAGCTGATGGGTAATGGACCTGGTCCGGCGGAGGAGACCGGCCCACCGAAGACGCCCCCGAGGAACCGGGCCGTGTCTCAGCAGACCAGCTGCGAGGCTcctggcagcagcagctcctccagcaaG ctCCGACAGAGGGCGGTTTCCCAACAAACCAGCTTTGATGCGCCTGGACCCAATAAGTCAGGCTGG GCCCCGGCAGGAACGTGTGTGCGCAGAGTCGTCCGGACGGTGCAGGAGGTGCGGACCACCGTCACCCGGACCGTCACCGAGGTTTACTACGAGGACGGGAGGGAGGTGGAGCGCAGGGTGTCGGAG gAGTCGGACGAGCCCGTTGTGGAATGCCGCGTCCTGGATCAGGACGTCTCGCCCTCGCGTACGGGCAGCTCGCTGACGTCCGGTGACCTGGCGGACGTGAGTTCTCTCTCTTCCAAAGCGTCCAGCCTGGCACACAGCTCCAGCAGCGGCGGCACCGCGCCCGTCGCCCGGCACCCGGACTTCATCGTGCCCACCAGCCGGGGCGCCGCCAAGTCGGCGAGGTGA
- the tp53bp1 gene encoding TP53-binding protein 1 isoform X3 has product MDPGGSEPDSSLSQTENPCLIVEDSQPDSAALEDDPDGSYRALLSRRLSSLQPTAHSPVLELISSPSVSRSPGAINHTLQTEARPSLEAQEHSQVVEVCSLGDAGRSTSKKMDSTTSAPTEEGMSQFGFLELSESQGIHDDLEKSGEKDEEEAETKNSTLDHLKPQVRTSQNPEDSQKMNIQTLLHSHAAGDGGDDLTSSQEDLFDGEQEDERPGEAEKRSLPTSTPAHSLHLLHLSGQGTLVQESLSQQSVEFVAATQERMSQTPLIVPNSPTGDELMDTSQPAGDQSLTNEEEPKGSKPEPPASTPVSQNSPGFVLDKSLSVPSQPEFSHDVFVATLSQEKPTEKSGTPASTDVAPGTAGVTLNTPRSGTSPEAEDTGSFQLELSTTTQPSICAVNTQAFLQDGDEDSQATQIEELESVPQNSGSRECARDGDALVTTARNVKQSLSSEGVVTAKHLNSGPAPTSPRAPHPASQSQSQSILSIYAAPKPQTEPTTQEEPSVTSDPQRGDQEVKEDVEEVVEETQKGCGVPPNTNTTCSPICLEESQRGSQQKSQATPTTQPPHGSAQAAGGSTRDGATVMPALGQGRRSLSHSQPEASSAKQAVEATPRSQSQGLSDSSGDTPFHFTLPKDGELMRPAVGSTPPLVSHLKKTPRHSTPIEKSPFSEQLEGDVTPGTTMADSDLMVAEESGREPAAGNSGKLSLRMKLVTPVEEVSSGSEHFSLQKPSLSDEEGSVSTATTAAKVVSSPTVFSRVREVHRRVDGAEDVQPAAPSSPFRYSGGSFNSPIHGDGDSERKSRPHPQPSSRPAPRPAPSEPITSTPQQELMGNGPGPAEETGPPKTPPRNRAVSQQTSCEAPGSSSSSSKLRQRAVSQQTSFDAPGPNKSGWAPAGTCVRRVVRTVQEVRTTVTRTVTEVYYEDGREVERRVSEESDEPVVECRVLDQDVSPSRTGSSLTSGDLADVSSLSSKASSLAHSSSSGGTAPVARHPDFIVPTSRGAAKSAR; this is encoded by the exons ATGGATCCCGGCGGCAGTGAGCCGGACTCCAGTCTCTCCCAGACGGAGAACCCCTGCCTGATCGTGGAAGACTCTCAGCCGGACAGCGCGGCGCTGGAGGACGACCCGGACGGCAGCTACCGCGCCCTGCTGAGCCGACGCCTGTCCAGCCTGCAGCCCACCGCCCACAGCCCTGTGCTG GAGCTGATTTCCTCTCCGTCAGTGAGCAGAAGCCCGGGTGCCATCAACCACACGCTGCAGACAG AAGCCAGGCCGAGTCTGGAAGCTCAGGAGCACAGTCAGGTGGTTGAAGTTTGCTCCTTGGGTGACGCAGGTCG GTCGACCTCAAAGAAAATGGATTCGACCACGAGTGCTCCAACTGAAG AGGGCATGTCGCAGTTCGGATTTCTGGAGCTGTCGGAGAGTCAGGGGATTCACGATGACCTGGAGAAGAGCGGGGAGAAAGACGAGGAGGAAGCTGAGACGAAGAACTCGACTCTGG ACCATCTGAAGCCTCAGGTGAGGACGTCCCAGAACCCGGAGGACAG tcAGAAGATGAACATCCAGACTCTGCTTCACTCTCATGCCGCGGGTGACGGGGGTGACGACCTTACCTCCTCTCAGGAAGACCTGTTTGACGGGGAGCAGGAGGACGAGAGGCCAG GAGAAGCGGAGAAGCGGTCCctccccacctccacccctgCACACAGCCTCCACCTGCTGCACCTCTCCGGCCAGGGCACGCTGGTGCAGGAGAGTCTCTCTCA ACAGTCGGTGGAGTTTGTGGCGGCGACGCAGGAGCGGATGAGCCAGACGCCCCTCATCGTCCCCAACTCTCCGACGggag ATGAGCTGATGGACACGTCCCAACCTGCTGGTGACCAGTCGCTGACCAATGAGGAGGAGCCTAAGGGCTCCAAACCGGAACCTCCAGCATCCACTCCAGTATCCCAGAATTCACCTGGCTTTGTGTTGGACAAGAGCTTGTCTGTGCCTTCGCAGCCCGAGTTCTCTCAT GACGTCTTTGTGGCGACACTGAGCCAGGAGAAGCCTACAGAGAAAAGTGGGACGCCAGCTTCCACTGATGTGGCGCCGGGGACCGCTGGGGTCACACTCAACACCCCACGGAGTGGCACGTCCCCAGAGGCCGAGGACACCGGCAGCTTCCAGCTGGAGCTGTCCACCACCACCCAGCCCAGCATCTGTGCCGTGAACACCCAGGCCTTCCTGCAGGACGGGGACGAGGACAGTCAGGCCACGCAGATAGAGGAGCTGGAGAGTGTCCCGCAGAATTCAGGTTCGCGGGAATGCGCCAGGGACGGAGACGCGCTCGTAACCACTGCTCGGAATGTGAAGCAGAGCCTGAGCTCAGAGGGCGTGGTTACAGCCAAACATCTGAACTCAGGCCCCGCCCCTACCAGTCCTCGGGCGCCACACCCAGCCTCCCAGTCTCAGTCCCAGTCAATCCTGTCCATCTATGCAGCGCCCAAACCACAGACCGAGCCCACCACCCAGGAAGAACCctcagtgacctctgacccacaGCGCGGGGACCaggaggtgaaggaggacgTGGAAGAGGTAGTAGAGGAGACCCAGAAAGGGTGCGGTGTCCCACCAAACACCAACACCACCTGCAGCCCCATCTGCCTGGAAGAGAGTCAGCGAGGAAGCCAGCAGAAGAGCCAAGCCACACCCACAACACAACCTCCTCATGGCTCCGCCCAGGCCGCAGGGGGCAGTACCCGGGACGGGGCGACTGTCATGCCAGCGCTGGGACAGGGCAGAAGGTCCCTGTCTCACTCGCAGCCCGAGGCCTCGTCCGCCAAGCAGGCGGTGGAGGCCACGCCCCGCTCCCAGTCCCAGGGCCTGAGCGACAGTTCTGGCG ATACTCCGTTCCACTTCACCCTCCCGAAAGACGGGGAGCTGATGCGGCCCGCCGTCGGCAGCACCCCCCCACTCGTCTCGCATCTGAAGAAGACGCCGAGGCACAGCACCCCCATCG AGAAGTCTCCGTTTTCGGAGCAGCTGGAGGGGGACGTGACGCCAGGGACCACGATGGCCGACAGCGACCTAATGGTGGCGGAGGAGAGCGGACGGGAACCGGCCGCCGGGAACTCTGGGAAACTGAGTCTGCGCATGAAGCTGGTGACCCCTGTGGAGGAGGTCAGCTCGGGGTCCGAACACTTCAGTCTacaga AACCATCATTATCGGATGAGGAGGGCTCTGTTTCCACGGCTACCACTGCTGCCAAGGTCGTATCTAG TCCCACCGTGTTCAGTCGTGTTCGCGAGGTTCACCGCCGGGTGGATGGTGCTGAGGACGTCCAGCCTGCTGCTCCTTCTTCCCCCTTCAGGTACAG TGGAGGCTCGTTTAACTCTCCTATCCATGGTGATGGAGACTCTGAGCGCAAGTCCAGGCCCCACCCTCAGCCCAGCAGCCGGCCAGCGCCACGCCCTGCCCCGTCAGAGCCCATCACTTCCACGCCACAGCAGGAGCTGATGGGTAATGGACCTGGTCCGGCGGAGGAGACCGGCCCACCGAAGACGCCCCCGAGGAACCGGGCCGTGTCTCAGCAGACCAGCTGCGAGGCTcctggcagcagcagctcctccagcaaG ctCCGACAGAGGGCGGTTTCCCAACAAACCAGCTTTGATGCGCCTGGACCCAATAAGTCAGGCTGG GCCCCGGCAGGAACGTGTGTGCGCAGAGTCGTCCGGACGGTGCAGGAGGTGCGGACCACCGTCACCCGGACCGTCACCGAGGTTTACTACGAGGACGGGAGGGAGGTGGAGCGCAGGGTGTCGGAG gAGTCGGACGAGCCCGTTGTGGAATGCCGCGTCCTGGATCAGGACGTCTCGCCCTCGCGTACGGGCAGCTCGCTGACGTCCGGTGACCTGGCGGACGTGAGTTCTCTCTCTTCCAAAGCGTCCAGCCTGGCACACAGCTCCAGCAGCGGCGGCACCGCGCCCGTCGCCCGGCACCCGGACTTCATCGTGCCCACCAGCCGGGGCGCCGCCAAGTCGGCGAGGTGA
- the tp53bp1 gene encoding TP53-binding protein 1 isoform X2, which yields MDPGGSEPDSSLSQTENPCLIVEDSQPDSAALEDDPDGSYRALLSRRLSSLQPTAHSPVLELISSPSVSRSPGAINHTLQTEARPSLEAQEHSQVVEVCSLGDAGRSTSKKMDSTTSAPTEEGMSQFGFLELSESQGIHDDLEKSGEKDEEEAETKNSTLDHLKPQVRTSQNPEDSQKMNIQTLLHSHAAGDGGDDLTSSQEDLFDGEQEDERPGEAEKRSLPTSTPAHSLHLLHLSGQGTLVQESLSQQSVEFVAATQERMSQTPLIVPNSPTGDELMDTSQPAGDQSLTNEEEPKGSKPEPPASTPVSQNSPGFVLDKSLSVPSQPEFSHDVFVATLSQEKPTEKSGTPASTDVAPGTAGVTLNTPRSGTSPEAEDTGSFQLELSTTTQPSICAVNTQAFLQDGDEDSQATQIEELESVPQNSGSRECARDGDALVTTARNVKQSLSSEGVVTAKHLNSGPAPTSPRAPHPASQSQSQSILSIYAAPKPQTEPTTQEEPSVTSDPQRGDQEVKEDVEEVVEETQKGCGVPPNTNTTCSPICLEESQRGSQQKSQATPTTQPPHGSAQAAGGSTRDGATVMPALGQGRRSLSHSQPEASSAKQAVEATPRSQSQGLSDSSGDTPFHFTLPKDGELMRPAVGSTPPLVSHLKKTPRHSTPIGWSAPKKSPFSEQLEGDVTPGTTMADSDLMVAEESGREPAAGNSGKLSLRMKLVTPVEEVSSGSEHFSLQKPSLSDEEGSVSTATTAAKVVSSPTVFSRVREVHRRVDGAEDVQPAAPSSPFSGGSFNSPIHGDGDSERKSRPHPQPSSRPAPRPAPSEPITSTPQQELMGNGPGPAEETGPPKTPPRNRAVSQQTSCEAPGSSSSSSKLRQRAVSQQTSFDAPGPNKSGWAPAGTCVRRVVRTVQEVRTTVTRTVTEVYYEDGREVERRVSEESDEPVVECRVLDQDVSPSRTGSSLTSGDLADVSSLSSKASSLAHSSSSGGTAPVARHPDFIVPTSRGAAKSAR from the exons ATGGATCCCGGCGGCAGTGAGCCGGACTCCAGTCTCTCCCAGACGGAGAACCCCTGCCTGATCGTGGAAGACTCTCAGCCGGACAGCGCGGCGCTGGAGGACGACCCGGACGGCAGCTACCGCGCCCTGCTGAGCCGACGCCTGTCCAGCCTGCAGCCCACCGCCCACAGCCCTGTGCTG GAGCTGATTTCCTCTCCGTCAGTGAGCAGAAGCCCGGGTGCCATCAACCACACGCTGCAGACAG AAGCCAGGCCGAGTCTGGAAGCTCAGGAGCACAGTCAGGTGGTTGAAGTTTGCTCCTTGGGTGACGCAGGTCG GTCGACCTCAAAGAAAATGGATTCGACCACGAGTGCTCCAACTGAAG AGGGCATGTCGCAGTTCGGATTTCTGGAGCTGTCGGAGAGTCAGGGGATTCACGATGACCTGGAGAAGAGCGGGGAGAAAGACGAGGAGGAAGCTGAGACGAAGAACTCGACTCTGG ACCATCTGAAGCCTCAGGTGAGGACGTCCCAGAACCCGGAGGACAG tcAGAAGATGAACATCCAGACTCTGCTTCACTCTCATGCCGCGGGTGACGGGGGTGACGACCTTACCTCCTCTCAGGAAGACCTGTTTGACGGGGAGCAGGAGGACGAGAGGCCAG GAGAAGCGGAGAAGCGGTCCctccccacctccacccctgCACACAGCCTCCACCTGCTGCACCTCTCCGGCCAGGGCACGCTGGTGCAGGAGAGTCTCTCTCA ACAGTCGGTGGAGTTTGTGGCGGCGACGCAGGAGCGGATGAGCCAGACGCCCCTCATCGTCCCCAACTCTCCGACGggag ATGAGCTGATGGACACGTCCCAACCTGCTGGTGACCAGTCGCTGACCAATGAGGAGGAGCCTAAGGGCTCCAAACCGGAACCTCCAGCATCCACTCCAGTATCCCAGAATTCACCTGGCTTTGTGTTGGACAAGAGCTTGTCTGTGCCTTCGCAGCCCGAGTTCTCTCAT GACGTCTTTGTGGCGACACTGAGCCAGGAGAAGCCTACAGAGAAAAGTGGGACGCCAGCTTCCACTGATGTGGCGCCGGGGACCGCTGGGGTCACACTCAACACCCCACGGAGTGGCACGTCCCCAGAGGCCGAGGACACCGGCAGCTTCCAGCTGGAGCTGTCCACCACCACCCAGCCCAGCATCTGTGCCGTGAACACCCAGGCCTTCCTGCAGGACGGGGACGAGGACAGTCAGGCCACGCAGATAGAGGAGCTGGAGAGTGTCCCGCAGAATTCAGGTTCGCGGGAATGCGCCAGGGACGGAGACGCGCTCGTAACCACTGCTCGGAATGTGAAGCAGAGCCTGAGCTCAGAGGGCGTGGTTACAGCCAAACATCTGAACTCAGGCCCCGCCCCTACCAGTCCTCGGGCGCCACACCCAGCCTCCCAGTCTCAGTCCCAGTCAATCCTGTCCATCTATGCAGCGCCCAAACCACAGACCGAGCCCACCACCCAGGAAGAACCctcagtgacctctgacccacaGCGCGGGGACCaggaggtgaaggaggacgTGGAAGAGGTAGTAGAGGAGACCCAGAAAGGGTGCGGTGTCCCACCAAACACCAACACCACCTGCAGCCCCATCTGCCTGGAAGAGAGTCAGCGAGGAAGCCAGCAGAAGAGCCAAGCCACACCCACAACACAACCTCCTCATGGCTCCGCCCAGGCCGCAGGGGGCAGTACCCGGGACGGGGCGACTGTCATGCCAGCGCTGGGACAGGGCAGAAGGTCCCTGTCTCACTCGCAGCCCGAGGCCTCGTCCGCCAAGCAGGCGGTGGAGGCCACGCCCCGCTCCCAGTCCCAGGGCCTGAGCGACAGTTCTGGCG ATACTCCGTTCCACTTCACCCTCCCGAAAGACGGGGAGCTGATGCGGCCCGCCGTCGGCAGCACCCCCCCACTCGTCTCGCATCTGAAGAAGACGCCGAGGCACAGCACCCCCATCGGTTGGTCAGCCCCCA AGAAGTCTCCGTTTTCGGAGCAGCTGGAGGGGGACGTGACGCCAGGGACCACGATGGCCGACAGCGACCTAATGGTGGCGGAGGAGAGCGGACGGGAACCGGCCGCCGGGAACTCTGGGAAACTGAGTCTGCGCATGAAGCTGGTGACCCCTGTGGAGGAGGTCAGCTCGGGGTCCGAACACTTCAGTCTacaga AACCATCATTATCGGATGAGGAGGGCTCTGTTTCCACGGCTACCACTGCTGCCAAGGTCGTATCTAG TCCCACCGTGTTCAGTCGTGTTCGCGAGGTTCACCGCCGGGTGGATGGTGCTGAGGACGTCCAGCCTGCTGCTCCTTCTTCCCCCTTCAG TGGAGGCTCGTTTAACTCTCCTATCCATGGTGATGGAGACTCTGAGCGCAAGTCCAGGCCCCACCCTCAGCCCAGCAGCCGGCCAGCGCCACGCCCTGCCCCGTCAGAGCCCATCACTTCCACGCCACAGCAGGAGCTGATGGGTAATGGACCTGGTCCGGCGGAGGAGACCGGCCCACCGAAGACGCCCCCGAGGAACCGGGCCGTGTCTCAGCAGACCAGCTGCGAGGCTcctggcagcagcagctcctccagcaaG ctCCGACAGAGGGCGGTTTCCCAACAAACCAGCTTTGATGCGCCTGGACCCAATAAGTCAGGCTGG GCCCCGGCAGGAACGTGTGTGCGCAGAGTCGTCCGGACGGTGCAGGAGGTGCGGACCACCGTCACCCGGACCGTCACCGAGGTTTACTACGAGGACGGGAGGGAGGTGGAGCGCAGGGTGTCGGAG gAGTCGGACGAGCCCGTTGTGGAATGCCGCGTCCTGGATCAGGACGTCTCGCCCTCGCGTACGGGCAGCTCGCTGACGTCCGGTGACCTGGCGGACGTGAGTTCTCTCTCTTCCAAAGCGTCCAGCCTGGCACACAGCTCCAGCAGCGGCGGCACCGCGCCCGTCGCCCGGCACCCGGACTTCATCGTGCCCACCAGCCGGGGCGCCGCCAAGTCGGCGAGGTGA